The Microcaecilia unicolor chromosome 13, aMicUni1.1, whole genome shotgun sequence genome has a window encoding:
- the DYNLL2 gene encoding dynein light chain 2, cytoplasmic: MSDRKAVIKNADMSEDMQQDAVDCATQAMEKYNIEKDIAAYIKKEFDKKYNPTWHCIVGRNFGSYVTHETKHFIYFYLGQVAILLFKSG; this comes from the exons ATGTCTGACAGGAAGGCTGTTATCAAGAATGCCGACATGTCTGAGGACATGCAGCAGGACGCCGTGGATTGTGCTACGCAAGCTATGGAGAAGTATAACATAGAAAAAGATATTGCAGCCTATATCAAAAAG GAGTTTGACAAGAAGTATAACCCCACCTGGCACTGCATCGTTGGCAGAAACTTCGGCAGCTACGTAACACATGAGACAAAACACTTCATCTATTTCTACTTGGGTCAGGTTGCGATTCTGCTGTTCAAGTCTGGATAG